In the Thermococcus sp. MAR1 genome, one interval contains:
- a CDS encoding phosphoribosyltransferase family protein: protein MSQLKSVQEKLRLVRVLRLLKKSYTYEELSKITGLPITVLNRYVRGKVLPSADRTKELLELLLPYINIEEEVRKRIKFDEYGFFDNMPVLSDTALMSLIAEDVASRYLDKNVDKVLTAATDGIALGVHVARELSVDVVYAKKKKEVGVEKFYEVSYVPSASGSVTTLYLPQWALKKGENVLIVDDVIRSGETQRALLEMCRRAGAKPVGMFFLISVGDVIDHLKKDYSIPVESLIRLE from the coding sequence ATGAGTCAGCTAAAGTCGGTCCAGGAAAAGCTCAGACTCGTCAGGGTGCTCAGACTACTCAAGAAGAGCTACACCTACGAGGAGCTGTCCAAAATAACCGGCCTCCCCATCACGGTGCTCAACAGGTACGTGAGGGGGAAGGTTCTGCCCAGTGCGGATAGAACCAAGGAACTTCTTGAGCTACTCCTTCCCTACATCAACATAGAGGAGGAGGTTAGAAAGAGGATAAAATTCGATGAGTACGGGTTCTTCGACAACATGCCCGTCCTCAGCGACACGGCTCTGATGAGCCTCATAGCAGAGGACGTTGCGAGCAGGTACCTGGACAAGAACGTGGACAAGGTGCTCACCGCGGCAACTGACGGAATCGCCCTTGGTGTCCACGTTGCCAGGGAGCTCAGCGTTGATGTCGTTTACGCCAAGAAGAAAAAGGAAGTCGGAGTCGAGAAGTTCTACGAGGTCAGCTACGTGCCGAGCGCCTCTGGAAGCGTGACAACTCTCTATCTGCCACAGTGGGCACTCAAAAAGGGCGAAAACGTCCTTATCGTTGACGACGTAATCAGAAGCGGTGAAACCCAGAGAGCTCTACTTGAGATGTGCAGAAGGGCCGGAGCGAAACCAGTTGGCATGTTCTTCCTCATAAGCGTCGGCGATGTCATAGACCACTTAAAGAAGGACTACAGCATTCCCGTCGAGAGCCTTATCAGACTGGAGTGA
- a CDS encoding YkgJ family cysteine cluster protein — translation MEKRWVARIHLDTLEVEYDPSFKFKCIENCGKCCYELEIPVRDEDIARIEELGYNAWEFVDYEKMFYRGDKFLSYALKKRPFDGGCVFLDPETKRCRIYEKRPLACRLYPFVFVKQGNLMEVYVKMDSFCPGINHPDGEPITKEFLLHEYGDLIESYHRKVVKSRE, via the coding sequence TTGGAGAAGAGGTGGGTCGCCAGGATTCACCTCGACACCCTCGAAGTCGAGTACGACCCTTCTTTTAAATTTAAGTGCATCGAAAACTGTGGGAAATGCTGCTATGAGCTTGAGATACCGGTTAGGGATGAGGACATAGCCAGAATAGAGGAGCTGGGCTACAACGCCTGGGAATTCGTTGATTATGAGAAGATGTTCTACCGCGGAGACAAGTTTCTGAGCTACGCCCTCAAAAAGCGCCCCTTCGACGGTGGCTGTGTTTTTCTCGACCCCGAGACCAAAAGATGCAGGATATACGAGAAGAGGCCCCTCGCCTGCAGACTCTATCCCTTCGTCTTCGTGAAGCAGGGAAACCTCATGGAGGTTTACGTCAAGATGGATTCCTTCTGCCCTGGCATCAACCATCCCGATGGGGAGCCTATAACCAAGGAGTTCTTGCTACACGAGTACGGGGATCTCATAGAGTCCTACCACAGAAAAGTTGTGAAGAGCCGGGAGTGA
- a CDS encoding Lrp/AsnC family transcriptional regulator, whose amino-acid sequence MIEAFVLVVVRPGSEEKVYNALAKEGKIKEIYRVYGEYDIILRVEVENIHELDKFHDEVLRRVSNIEVTETLIASSFRG is encoded by the coding sequence ATGATAGAGGCCTTCGTGCTGGTCGTTGTTAGGCCCGGAAGTGAGGAGAAAGTCTACAACGCCCTGGCAAAAGAGGGGAAGATAAAGGAAATATACAGGGTATACGGGGAATACGACATCATACTCCGCGTGGAGGTCGAGAATATCCACGAGCTTGACAAATTCCACGACGAAGTGCTGAGGAGGGTGAGCAACATAGAGGTCACTGAAACACTAATAGCCAGCTCCTTCAGGGGGTGA
- a CDS encoding signal recognition particle protein Srp54, giving the protein MALEKLGKALNTALRKLARSSTVDEATIKEVVRDIQRALIQADVNVRLVLQLTKTIEKRALEEEPPAGASKKEHIIQIVYEELTKFLGTEAKPLEIKERPTILLTVGIQGSGKTTSVAKLARHLQKRGYKVGLVCSDTWRPGAYHQLKQLVEPFGIEVFGDPEEKDAVKLAREGVEYFKSKGVDVIIVDSAGRHKEEKGLIEEMKQISDAIKPHEVILVIDGTIGQQAHNQALAFKEATPIGSIIVTKLDGSAKGGGALSAVAATGAPIKFIGVGERIDDLEPFDPKRFVSRLLGMGDIEGLLQKLEELQKAQEFKEEDLEKFLKGKFNLKDMYAQLEAMQKMGPLKQVLQMIPGLGYSLPDDAVKVGEEKLKRYRIIMDSMTEEELEHPEIINYSRIKRIARGSGTSTAEVRELLHQYNQMRKMFKSMDKRKLSKMARKFNFGGFGI; this is encoded by the coding sequence ATGGCTTTAGAGAAGCTTGGGAAGGCACTAAACACGGCCCTAAGGAAGCTCGCCCGTTCGAGCACCGTTGACGAGGCCACCATCAAGGAGGTCGTGAGAGACATCCAGAGGGCGCTCATCCAGGCGGACGTTAACGTCAGACTGGTTCTTCAGTTGACTAAAACCATAGAAAAGAGGGCACTTGAGGAGGAGCCCCCCGCGGGGGCCTCAAAGAAGGAGCATATAATCCAAATAGTCTACGAGGAGCTCACCAAGTTTCTCGGAACCGAGGCTAAGCCTCTTGAAATAAAGGAGAGGCCGACGATTCTTCTGACCGTTGGCATTCAGGGCTCCGGTAAGACCACGAGCGTTGCAAAGCTGGCGAGACACCTCCAGAAGCGCGGATATAAAGTCGGCCTTGTCTGCTCGGACACCTGGCGCCCCGGTGCTTACCACCAGCTCAAGCAGCTTGTTGAACCCTTCGGGATAGAGGTCTTCGGCGACCCCGAGGAGAAGGACGCCGTGAAACTCGCTCGGGAGGGCGTTGAATACTTCAAATCCAAGGGTGTTGACGTTATCATAGTCGACTCCGCGGGGAGGCACAAGGAAGAGAAGGGCCTCATCGAGGAGATGAAGCAGATAAGCGACGCCATAAAACCCCATGAAGTCATTCTCGTCATTGACGGAACCATCGGACAGCAGGCCCACAACCAGGCGCTGGCCTTCAAGGAGGCAACCCCGATAGGCTCGATAATAGTCACCAAACTCGACGGCTCCGCCAAGGGTGGAGGCGCCCTCTCGGCGGTGGCCGCGACCGGAGCGCCCATAAAGTTCATCGGTGTCGGTGAGAGGATAGACGACTTGGAGCCCTTCGACCCGAAACGCTTTGTTTCCAGACTGCTCGGTATGGGCGACATAGAGGGCCTTCTCCAGAAACTCGAGGAACTCCAGAAGGCGCAGGAGTTCAAGGAGGAAGACCTCGAGAAGTTCCTCAAGGGCAAGTTCAACCTCAAGGACATGTACGCCCAGCTCGAGGCGATGCAGAAGATGGGGCCGCTCAAGCAGGTCCTTCAGATGATTCCAGGGCTGGGTTATTCCCTCCCGGACGATGCGGTTAAAGTCGGCGAGGAGAAACTGAAGAGATACAGGATAATAATGGACTCCATGACGGAGGAGGAGCTGGAACACCCAGAGATAATCAACTACTCAAGGATAAAGAGGATTGCCAGAGGTTCGGGAACGAGCACAGCTGAGGTTAGGGAACTGCTCCACCAGTACAACCAGATGAGGAAGATGTTCAAGAGCATGGACAAGAGAAAGCTTTCTAAGATGGCAAGGAAATTTAACTTTGGAGGGTTTGGCATATGA
- a CDS encoding damage-control phosphatase, whose translation MKIHYECIACAVNQAQKITEMSTDDVARRKGAMLFIAQRLGEFFREDSVPATDGGRLFLELYEFLGNDDPFREYKRISTELARDVTEGIGRVDDLKTALKLAIAGNLVDFAIGYDPKKIKEDVLNLASQELYIDHSDELFSQLRNTESLLYLMDNCGEIYFDRIFIERIREEFPGLEVYVAAKEGPIINDATVEDLREAGFDEITRIVSTGSRLPGTPLEYASPEFLRLFERVDVIIAKGQANFETLSDLKDPRIFFLLKAKCSPISRELGVPRGSMVCARGRY comes from the coding sequence ATGAAAATTCACTACGAGTGCATAGCGTGTGCGGTCAATCAGGCTCAAAAGATAACCGAGATGAGTACGGACGACGTAGCTCGGAGGAAAGGGGCGATGCTCTTCATCGCTCAGAGGCTGGGCGAATTTTTCAGGGAGGATTCAGTCCCCGCGACGGACGGCGGAAGACTGTTCCTGGAACTCTATGAGTTCCTGGGAAACGATGACCCTTTCAGGGAGTACAAGAGAATCTCCACCGAGCTTGCTAGGGATGTGACGGAGGGCATAGGACGCGTGGATGACCTGAAAACCGCCCTCAAACTCGCGATAGCGGGCAATCTGGTAGACTTTGCCATTGGTTACGACCCAAAGAAGATCAAAGAAGACGTTCTCAACCTCGCTTCCCAGGAGCTCTATATTGACCACAGCGATGAGCTTTTCTCCCAACTGAGAAACACGGAATCACTTCTCTATCTCATGGACAACTGCGGTGAGATATACTTCGACAGGATATTCATAGAGCGCATACGCGAGGAGTTCCCTGGTCTGGAGGTGTACGTCGCCGCCAAAGAGGGGCCAATAATCAACGACGCAACCGTTGAAGACCTACGCGAGGCAGGATTCGATGAAATTACAAGGATAGTCTCCACTGGCTCCAGGCTGCCGGGAACGCCCTTGGAGTACGCATCGCCCGAGTTTTTACGGCTCTTTGAAAGGGTGGACGTGATAATCGCGAAGGGGCAGGCCAATTTCGAGACTCTGAGCGACTTAAAAGACCCTAGAATCTTTTTCCTGCTCAAAGCGAAGTGTAGCCCCATATCAAGGGAGCTGGGGGTTCCGAGGGGGTCCATGGTTTGCGCAAGGGGAAGATATTAG